The genomic interval GACCTCGTACCAGACGAAGCCGCGCTCGCCGAGCGGCAGCGGGTCGTTCTCGATGCCAACGTCGCTGTCGAAGGCCTCGCGCAGCAGGCCGTCGCCGTCCGGCAAGGAAACCGTCGCGCCGGTCTCGGCCTTGCCCGTGGCGTCGAGCGCCGGCGGCGTGGCGAGGGCGAGCTTGAAGCGCTCGGCAATCTCGGCGAGCGCGGCGCCGCCGGCGCGGGCGTCCTCGATCTCGTCGTGGATGTCGAGCACCTCGCGTTCGGCACGCTCGCGGGCGATCTCCTGCTTGAGCTCGTCGCGGACCTCCTCGAACGGGCGGGTCGCTGCGGGGCGGATCTCGGCGGCCTCGAGGATGACGGTGGCGAAGCGGCCCTCGACGGCGCCGCTGACGGCGCCCTCGTCAAGCGCGAAGGCGGCCTCGGCGATGGCCGGATCGAGGAAGTCGGACTTGCGCATCAGGCCGAGGTCGACGTCGGCCTCGGCGAGATTGCGCTCGGCCATCAGCTCGGCGAAGCTCGCGCCGGAGGCAAGGCGTTCGGCGGCCGCACGGGCGGCGTCCGCGTCGGGGAACGGCATCTGGCGGACGCGGCGGCGCTCGTCCTCGGAGAAGCGGCTGCCGGCGCGCTCATAGGCGGAGCGGGCGTCGGCGTCGGTGACCTCGTCCGGCCGGGCGACGGCGTCGGGGGTCAGCTCGAGGAGGGCGAGGCGGCGGTATTCGGGCGCGCGGAAGGCGGCCCTGTTGTCGTCGAAATAGGCCTCCAGCGCGGCGTCGTCCGGCTCGGCGATGGAACCGACGGCGGCCGGGGTCAGCAGCAGGTAGCGGACCGTGCGGGTCTCGTTCTGGTAGGCGTTGAAGGCCTCGAGCAGGACCTGCGGCGAGATCAGGCTGCCGCTCAGCGCCTCGGCGATCTGCTGGCGCTCGGCCAGACGGCGGCGCTCGACGACATAGTCGTCCTCGGAGATGCCGTTGGCGCGCAGCAACTGGGCGAGGCGGGCGCGGTCGAAGCCGCCGCCGGGACGCTGGAACACCGGGTCGGCCTGGATCACCCGGATCAGCTCGGCGTCGGAGATGCCGAGGGTCATGGCGCGCGCGTCGTCGTCGAGGGCGGCTTCGGCGACCAGGCGGCCGAGCACCTGCTGGGGCAGGCCGATCTGAGCACCCTCGGTGGTCGACAGCGGCCGGCCGATCTGGCGCGACAGGGCGGACAGCTCGCGCCGGTAGGCCTGGTCGAAGCTCTGCAGGGAGATCTCGGTGTCGCCGACCCTGGCGGCGACGTTGCGGCCGAAGCCCTGGAAGATGTCGGCGATCCCCCAGACCGCGAAGCTCAGGATGAGCAGGGCGATGAAGATCTTGGCAACGAAGGTGCCGGCGCCCTTGCGCAGCGCGTCGAGCATGATGTCTCCCGTCCGTCCTTATAGGTCTGCGCGGGCGTGCGCCCGGCTTGCATGGCCTCGTCGAGGCGGGCGGATAATAGAGAGCGGGCGGCGGGGGAGCAAGGCGCGTCGCGGGGCGAAAATGGCGCCGGCGCGGCAAAGCCTGCAGCGGCTGCGGCACAGGGCGGTCTTGCGCTTTGCGCCGCATCTGCTAGCCAAGGCGGCAAAGCAACCTTCGAACCGCGTGGGGGCGTAGCGAACCATGACTGCGACGATCAGGCCGCTGGTGGCCGGCAACTGGAAGATGAACGGCCTCGGCGCCAGCGTGGCGGAGTTCGCCGCGATCGCGGGCGGCATCGACGCCGCCCTGGCGACCCGGGTCGACACCATGATCTGCCCGCCGGCGACGCTGGTGGCGCGGCTGGCCGAGGCGGCCGCCGGCACGGCGGTCGCGGTCGGCGGCCAGGACTGCCACGCGGCGGCCTCGGGCGCCCATACGGGCGACGTCTCTGCCGAGATGCTGGCCGATGCCGGTGCCAGCGCGGTGATCGTCGGTCATTCGGAGCGGCGCACCGACCATAACGAGAGCGACGCCCTGGTGCGGGCGAAGGCGCAGGCGGCCTGGCGCGCCGGGCTGACGGCGATCGTCTGTGTCGGCGAGACGGAGGCGCAGCGGCGCGCCGGCGAAACGCTGGCGGTGGTCGGCGCGCAGGTCGCCGGCTCGGTGCCGGACGGCGCGCGCGCGGCGACCTGCGTCGTCGCCTACGAGCCGGTGTGGGCGATCGGCACCGGGCTGACGCCGACGGCGGCCGACGTCGCCGAGGTGCACGGCGCGATCCGCGCCGCGCTGACGGCGCGCTTCGGCGCCGAGGGCGCGGCGATGCGGCTGCTCTACGGCGGCTCGGTGAAGCCCGCCAACGCCGCCGAACTGATGGCGGTGGCCGATGTCAACGGCGCGCTGGTCGGCGGCGCGAGCCTGAAGGCGGCGGACTTCCTCGGCATCCTGGCCGCCTACCGCTGACGGCGCGCCGGGCGGCTTCTAGGGTGGAAAGCGGGCGGAGACTGGTGTAGAAGGCCGGCAAAGCTCAACAACACATCGGCCCACCATGGAAACGGTAGTTATCGTAATTCACCTGATGGTCGTGCTGGCCCTCGTGCTGGTCGTCCTCCTTCAGCGCTCCGAAGGCGGTGCGCTCGGCATGGGCGGCGGCAGCGGCGGCGGCTTCATGTCCAGCCGCGGCACGGCCAACGTGCTGACCCGGGCGACGGCGGTGCTGGCCGTGGTGTTTTTCGCAACCTCGATCGCGCTCAGCCTGATCGCCAAGACCGGCGACCGGCCGTCGTCGATCCTCGACGCGGTGCCGACGGCGGGCGAGAGCGCGCCGGCTGTGCCGGCGGCCCCGGGCGGCGAGGCGCCGGCTGGCGGCGGCATCCTCGACGCGCTGCGCCAGCAGAGCCAGCCGACCGGCCCGCAGGTTCCGGCGGCGCAGTAAGCGGCCACGCCGGAGCCTTTCCGGCGCTGGCCGGCCCCTGGCAAAAATGCCCTGCGCTGGCGGCGGCAGGGCATTTTTATTGTGTCTAACCACAACGACCGAGTGGCCGAATCGGCCCCGGCAACGATATGGTATTGCTCCATGGCGCGATACGTTTTCATCACTGGCGGCGTGGTCTCCTCGCTTGGCAAAGGTCTGGCCTCGGCGGCTCTGGGAGCGCTGCTCCAGGCACGCGGCTACAAGGTGCGGCTGCGCAAGCTCGACCCCTATCTCAACGTCGATCCGGGGACCATGAGCCCCTACCAGCACGGCGAGGTATTCGTCACTGACGACGGCGCCGAGACCGACCTCGACCTCGGTCACTACGAGCGCTTCACCGGCCGGCCGGCGAGCAAGAAAGACAACATCACGACGGGGCGCATCTACCAGGAGATCATCGCCAAGGAGCGCCGCGGCGACTATCTCGGCGGCACGGTGCAGGTGATCCCGCACGTCACCGACGCGATCAAGGCCTTCGTGCTGGACGGCAACGACGACGTCGACTTCGTGCTGGTCGAAATCGGCGGCACGGTCGGCGACATCGAGGGCCTGCCGTTCTTCGAGGCGATCCGCCAGCTCGGCAACGACCTGCCGCGCGGCGATGCGGTCTACATCCACTTGACGCTGATGCCCTATCTGCCGAGCGCGGGCGAGATGAAGACCAAGCCGACCCAGCACTCGGTGAAGGAACTGCGCTCCATCGGCATCCAGCCGGACATCCTGATGGTGCGCTGCGACCGGCCGATCCCGGACAACGAGCGGCGCAAGCTGTCGTTGTTCTGCAACGTGCGCGAAAGCGCGGTCATTCCGGCCTATGACGTCAAGTCGATCTACGACGTGCCGATCGCCTATCACCGCGAGGGCCTCGACGAGGAGGTGCTGCGCGCCTTCGGCATCACCGGCGCGCCGGCGCCGGTGCTGGAGCGCTGGGAGGAGATCTCGCGCCGGGTCGACAATCCGGAAGGCGAGGTGACCATCGCCATCGTCGGCAAGTACACCGTGCTGAAGGACGCCTACAAGTCGCTGATCGAGGCGCTGGTGCACGGCGGCATCGCCAACAATGTCAAGGTCAACCTGGACTGGATCGAATCGGAGACCTTCGAGAAGGAGGACCCGAGCCCCTATCTTGAGGGCGTCGCCGGCATCCTGGTGCCAGGCGGCTTCGGCGAGCGCGGCGCGGAAGGCAAGATCGCCGCCGCCCATTTCGCCCGCACGCGCAACGTGCCCTATTTCGGCATCTGCTTCGGCATGCAGATGGCGGTGCTGGAGGCGGCGCGCAACCTCGCCGGCATCGGCAAGGCGAGTTCCACCGAATTCGGCCCGGCCGAGGAGCCGGTGGTCGGCCTGATGACGGAATGGACGCGCGGCAACGAGAAGGAAGTGCGCGTCGCCGGCGACGACCTCGGCGGCACCATGCGCCTTGGCGCCTATCCGGCACGGCTGAAGGCCGGCTCGAAGATCGCCGAGATCTACGGCACGACGACGATCTCGGAACGCCACCGCCACCGCTACGAGGTCAACATCGGCTATCGCGATCAGCTGGAGGCCTGCGGCCTGAACTTCGCCGGCACGTCGCCCGACGGTGTGCTGCCGGAAACCGTGGAGATCGACGACCACCCGTGGTTCATCGGCGTGCAGTACCATCCCGAGCTGAAGTCACGGCCGTTCGAACCGCATCCGCTGTTCGCCTCGTTCATCGCGGCAGCGGTCAAGCGCAGCCGCCTGGTCTGATTCGGCCTGATCTGATCTGAAATGACCGGTGCGGCCCGGCGCGGACGCGGCGAACCATCTGCGGGGCACAAGCCCGGGCGACAAGTCGGACACAAGCCCGGGCGACAAGTCGGACACAGGCCCGGACACAGGCCGGGACAGGGGGAGGACGCGGGATGTCGCGGGGTCTCGATCATGTCGTCGTCGCCGTGCGCGACCTGGAGGCGGCGGCCGCCGTCTGGCAGGCGCTCGGCTTCACGCTGACGCCGAAGGCGCGCCATCCGTTCGGCACGGCCAACCGGCTGATCCAGCTCGACGGCGCCTTCATCGAACTGCTGGCGGTCGAGGATGCAGCGTCGATCGCCGACCCCGCGCCGGGCGCCTTCTCCTTCGCGGCCTTCAACCGGGATTTCCTCGCCGCACGGGTGGGTGCCTCGATGCTGGTGGTGGACAGCACCGACCCGGCGGCCGACCGGGCCGCCTTCGCGGCCGCCGGCCTGCCGGTGTTCGAGCCCTTCGCCTTCGAGCGGACGGCGGCGGCGCCGGACG from Polymorphum gilvum SL003B-26A1 carries:
- a CDS encoding SurA N-terminal domain-containing protein, yielding MLDALRKGAGTFVAKIFIALLILSFAVWGIADIFQGFGRNVAARVGDTEISLQSFDQAYRRELSALSRQIGRPLSTTEGAQIGLPQQVLGRLVAEAALDDDARAMTLGISDAELIRVIQADPVFQRPGGGFDRARLAQLLRANGISEDDYVVERRRLAERQQIAEALSGSLISPQVLLEAFNAYQNETRTVRYLLLTPAAVGSIAEPDDAALEAYFDDNRAAFRAPEYRRLALLELTPDAVARPDEVTDADARSAYERAGSRFSEDERRRVRQMPFPDADAARAAAERLASGASFAELMAERNLAEADVDLGLMRKSDFLDPAIAEAAFALDEGAVSGAVEGRFATVILEAAEIRPAATRPFEEVRDELKQEIARERAEREVLDIHDEIEDARAGGAALAEIAERFKLALATPPALDATGKAETGATVSLPDGDGLLREAFDSDVGIENDPLPLGERGFVWYEVAEVIPARDRPLDEVRPSVVIAWGAAERIKRLADLSAGTADRLKAGESLDVVAADLGLEVKTSAPLKRATDSGDFTAAAAGSAFSGPAGTVAEAAGKDGNRIVMMVDAISSPAFFMEADEVKAIDEQVARQLQDSLLNQYVSEIERTRGVEVNQAAIAQVLGLGGGS
- the secG gene encoding preprotein translocase subunit SecG, whose amino-acid sequence is METVVIVIHLMVVLALVLVVLLQRSEGGALGMGGGSGGGFMSSRGTANVLTRATAVLAVVFFATSIALSLIAKTGDRPSSILDAVPTAGESAPAVPAAPGGEAPAGGGILDALRQQSQPTGPQVPAAQ
- a CDS encoding CTP synthase, producing MARYVFITGGVVSSLGKGLASAALGALLQARGYKVRLRKLDPYLNVDPGTMSPYQHGEVFVTDDGAETDLDLGHYERFTGRPASKKDNITTGRIYQEIIAKERRGDYLGGTVQVIPHVTDAIKAFVLDGNDDVDFVLVEIGGTVGDIEGLPFFEAIRQLGNDLPRGDAVYIHLTLMPYLPSAGEMKTKPTQHSVKELRSIGIQPDILMVRCDRPIPDNERRKLSLFCNVRESAVIPAYDVKSIYDVPIAYHREGLDEEVLRAFGITGAPAPVLERWEEISRRVDNPEGEVTIAIVGKYTVLKDAYKSLIEALVHGGIANNVKVNLDWIESETFEKEDPSPYLEGVAGILVPGGFGERGAEGKIAAAHFARTRNVPYFGICFGMQMAVLEAARNLAGIGKASSTEFGPAEEPVVGLMTEWTRGNEKEVRVAGDDLGGTMRLGAYPARLKAGSKIAEIYGTTTISERHRHRYEVNIGYRDQLEACGLNFAGTSPDGVLPETVEIDDHPWFIGVQYHPELKSRPFEPHPLFASFIAAAVKRSRLV
- the tpiA gene encoding triose-phosphate isomerase, coding for MTATIRPLVAGNWKMNGLGASVAEFAAIAGGIDAALATRVDTMICPPATLVARLAEAAAGTAVAVGGQDCHAAASGAHTGDVSAEMLADAGASAVIVGHSERRTDHNESDALVRAKAQAAWRAGLTAIVCVGETEAQRRAGETLAVVGAQVAGSVPDGARAATCVVAYEPVWAIGTGLTPTAADVAEVHGAIRAALTARFGAEGAAMRLLYGGSVKPANAAELMAVADVNGALVGGASLKAADFLGILAAYR